In a single window of the Chaetodon trifascialis isolate fChaTrf1 chromosome 19, fChaTrf1.hap1, whole genome shotgun sequence genome:
- the mtmr9 gene encoding myotubularin-related protein 9, which translates to MEFAELIKTPRVDGVVLHRPFMPTVEGTLCLTGHHLILSSRQDNTEELWLLHSNIDSIEKRFVGSLGSIIVKCKDLRVIQLDIPGMEECLNIASSIEALSTLDSVSLMYPFFYRPMFEVIEDGWNSFLPEDAFKDLESMTDEWRLSVVNKEFSVCPSYPPLVAVPKDVDDDTLRKVATFRHGGRFPVLSYYHKKNGMVMMRAGQPLTGTNGRRCKEDEKLINATLRPGKRGYIIDTRTISVAQQAKARGGGFESEANYPQWRRIHKALERSNILQESLIKLVEACNDQSHSMDRWLSKLEASSWQAHVKEILTTACLAAQCIDREGASVLVHGTEGTDSTLQVTSLAQIILDPACRTIRGFQGLVEREWLQAGHPFQQRCAQSAYSNSKPRQEAPVFLLFLDCVWQILRQFPCSFEFSESFLVLLFEHAYASQFGTFLGNSTAERAKLSLPEKTVSLWSWVNRPQELERLTNPLYEANSLVIWPSVAPQSLLLWEGVFLRWNRSSKCLDEAYEEMVHIIEYNKELQKKVNSLRRQLAQLETEDPLLQTP; encoded by the exons ATGGAGTTTGCAGAGCTGATAAAGACACCCAGAGTGGACGGGGTTGTCCTACATCGGCCTTTCATGCCCACTGTAGAGGGGACCCTGTGTTTGACTGGTCATCACCTGATCCTCTCCTCCAGACAGGACaacacagaggagctgtggCTGCTTCACTCTAACATCGACTCCATAGAGAAGAG ATTTGTGGGGTCTCTGGGAAGCATCATAGTCAAATGTAAAGACCTGAGAGTGATCCAGCTCGACATCCCTGGCATGGAGGAGTGTCTCAACATCGCCAGCTCTATTGAG GCTCTGTCCACACTTGATTCGGTCTCCCTGATGTACCCTTTCTTCTACCGGCCCATGTTTGAAGTCATAGAAGATGGCTGGAATTCATTTCTTCCAGAGGATGCCTTTAAAGATTTGGAGTCCATG ACAGATGAGTGGAGACTGAGTGTAGTCAACAAGGAATTCAGTGTGTGTCCATCATACCCCCCTTTGGTGGCAGTGCCCAAAGATGTTGATGATGACACACTGAGGAAAGTAGCTACCTTCCGTCACGGTGGCCGTTTCCCAGTGCTTAGCTACTACCACAAGAAGAATGGCATG GTGATGATGCGAGCGGGGCAGCCTCTGACAGGCACCAACGGGCGACGGTGTAAGGAAGACGAGAAGCTGATCAACGCCACCCTGCGGCCCGGCAAACGCGGCTACATCATTGACACACGCACCATCAGTGTTGCCCAGCAGGCCAAAGCTCGAGGCGGGGGATTTGAGTCTGAGGCGAACTACCCCCAATGGAGGAGGATCCACAAGGCGCTTGAAAG GTCCAACATCCTGCAGGAGAGCCTGATAAAGCTGGTAGAGGCGTGTAACGACCAGTCGCACAGTATGGACCGCTGGTTAAGCAAGCTCGAGGCTTCCAGCTGGCAGGCTCATGTCAAGGAAATCCTCACCACTGCCTGCCTGGCTGCCCAGTGCATCGACAG ggagggAGCATCAGTGCTCGTTCATGGTACAGAGGGCACAGACTCCACCCTGCAGGTGACCTCTTTGGCTCAGATCATCCTTGATCCGGCCTGCAGGACCATCAGAGGCTTCCAGGGCCTGGTGGAGCGAGAGTGGCTGCAG GCGGGTCACCCGTTCCAGCAGCGCTGTGCCCAGTCAGCCTACTCCAACAGCAAGCCTCGCCAAGAGGCTCCTGTCTTCCTGCTCTTCTTGGACTGCGTGTGGCAGATCCTTCGCCAGTTTCCGTGCTCCTTTGAATTCAGCGAGAGCTTCCTGGTGCTGCTCTTCGAACACGCTTACGCTTCTCAGTTCGGTACCTTTTTGGGCAACAGTACAGCTGAGAG AGCCAAACTGTCTCTGCCAGAGAAGACTGTGTCCCTTTGGTCATGGGTGAATCGGCCCCAAGAGCTGGAGCGTCTGACCAACCCGCTTTACGAGGCCAACAGCCTCGTCATCTGGCCCTCGGTGGCCCCTCAGAGTCTGCTGCTGTGGGAAG GAGTGTTTCTCCGATGGAACCGCTCCTCCAAGTGTTTGGACGAGGCTTACGAGGAAATGGTACATATAATTGAATATAACAAGGAGCTTCAGAAGAAAGTAAACAGCCTGCGCAGACAGCTGGCCCAGCTGGAAACTGAAGATCCTCTGCTGCAGACgccatag